The Rosa rugosa chromosome 1, drRosRugo1.1, whole genome shotgun sequence genomic sequence ggaaaaaaacgagaagactacatcaattcaaaacatttatcgccccccaatagacgtctattgctcctcaatagaacttcttttttttttccctttttctttccttcccgGCTTTCTGCCTCCTTATTACAAGATAATAAaacgttttttctttttttttctttccttctcggACTTCTTCTGCCCacagtttacaaaaaaaaaaaaaaattgatttgggcacccagaaaatgttCTGGGCACCACGTCAACAAATcgaaattctctctctctatctcgtACATCCGGTTAGTCCAGGATTCAATCGGCGCGTCGCTGTCCAATATACGGCCTCTGCAGCGCTCTCAACCTCAAATCTCCGTCTTCTGCGGCGCTCTCAACCTCTGAGTCACTATCGACGAAGGAGATCAGTTGAAGAAATCATTGCTGCAAACGACGTCGTCTTCGTGGTCGAGGTCGTGGTCTAAGTCGCCGGAGGGCCTGGGCCGGCGATTCCCTTCCAGTCGGCGAGGATGAGGGTGGTGGGGCTGTTGAGGTTGCAAATCTCGGGGGCGATTGAGCCGGACTTGGAGAGAATGGGGTCCTCTGACTCGCCGCGGAGGTTAATGTCGACGACACGGCGAGTTGAAGGCTGACAGCTGACGCCGTACCAGTTGAGGCAGCAGTCGGTGCCGGACCTCCCTCATGGTTCAAACTCTGACTTGGTTTCTTGATCCGgtgagagggatgagagagagagagagagagagagagagttagatAGATCGATGGCATAGGGGTAGTTTATTAATTTAACTaggggtaaaattgtcatttaacattaaattgggtagctgggaatgAAAATTTGTTGCTGAGGTAAGTAGGATAATTttgactcattttggtgctttgagtCAAGGACCCAATATACAATACCTTCAAGAACATCCGATAAAATTAGAacgaaagaaaatatatacaccCACATTGACCACCCAAACTTCAACCAACACATGTACCATTGTCTTTATTATACAAAATTTTCATATTATATAAATTCAATATATCAAAATATGAGAATATTAGGAGAGACTCTAACGAGGCTCTAAAATTAGAATTCTATGACAAATATTCAAATTAGTAGTTAGATAAGTGATTTAAATTTTAGTTGAAATAATTAATAACTAGCATttttccacacatgctctgcatatgcaagttattaaatttttttttcagaaaataaaaaaggaaaaagttggttattgcagagaaaagaaaatgggagagagaaaagtgggttgtggatattttttttcaaatttttttaataaaaatattttttgtaaatgtcttaattatctttgtgatttaattaattttcaaagtttattaatcttctagggttaattctgtcaaaattttagattttggctaacaaagtctcttctcttaataatagtatagataacaTAGACGTGAGAATGAGCATTCCAATTTGTCTAGCTTCCAAACCTCATTATTTAATATTTATCAAAAGAGTGGGTCTATTCAGACCTCCAAATTTTCTTTTTGGACCTCTTTTagtttttaaaattttcaaaatccaATTTTAccctttccaaaaaaaaaaaaaaaaactcatgacAGCACTTGTTTGTCGATCTCTGTCGCAATGGAAGAGATGAGGAGGTCATCAATGGCTTCTTTCTGCTCATTGGTGCAGAGACAGAGGCAGGTGGTGTAGGTGGATAAGAAAGCCCCTACTATAAATACTGTTGCTTTTCTTTATCATCAATATGCTGATTTTATTGTTAAAGTATTACCACTAAAAGGATTTTCGATCAACGAAATGGGGAGCCAGAACATTAAGATTTGTTTTTGCTTGTTGGCGGGGCTCAAGTCACCAAGGTACTTAGAAACTGAGTTCAAGATTGGTGTGGCCATGAGGTGAAAGGGAGGGAAAAAGATATTCATTTTGATATAATCTGAGGCGATGAATTCTCTATAGCAGCACAGTTTATTTGATTCATCATCCTACTCCACATCACTATATTGGCCAAGGTAAAAGCAGCAGATTTTCTGGTTATTCGACCTTGAACATACTAATGTAAATTATATAATAATTCTTCAAACTAATGATCTATATTGGTTTAAGAACCTACTGAAATTGAAGAAGACCAGAATTTTTGAATACACATGTAGATCCTCTTTTGAAAGAGGATGATTTTCATAACGATGTTCTAATGGAATTTGATGTTATGAGATTCATCTATGGTTGCAACCGATTATTGAAATTTTGGTTTAATGTTCCTTTGGAGAATGGTTCAGCTTGATACATGGTGAAAAGATGAGGTGCAGATAGAAATATAAGGGACAAAATTGGAAGTTTATAAGAAAAAAATTAGTGAGGAGGTCCAAAGacaaaatttggaggtccaactagaatcacccttATCAAAAAGAAGTAATttgtttgtaaaaaaaaaaagtaaacagaaaaaagaagaagaaaaaggttgTAGCAGACTTGTTTACTGCGTGGCAAATTCAGATTCACTGTTTGTGCACAGTGTCAAATCAAATGAAACCCAACTGTATCATGGGATCAGATTACTAAAATTCTCATGCTTGGACTAATACTAAAATACAGAACCAACCAGAGGACCTCGTCGGCCGGCCAAACCCTCAGTTTCCGGAGCTACCCATCTTCTCATCGGATCCTGTAAGTACTCTTAACTTAATTCTCAATCCAATTCCTGCAATTTTCTTCGTTTCTTAATTTCAAAACATGGTCCCAAATTTCCTAGGGTTCTGCGCTTGACTCAAAATCTTCCGATGTTTATGAGTATCTTGGGAGTTAGTTGCATGTGTCTAATAAGCTGTTTGGTCTGCTGGAACCTATTGAAAAGAAAGTAGGATGAAATTTAACTTGGAAGAGGACAAACATTAGTGTTCAGTTGTGTAGACAAACACCAACATTTGCTTTACAGAGTTTGAGAACTTTGATACATTGATTACCATTTGACTGTTTGCTTTGGAAGTAATTTTATGGTATAATGATCTGTGATGGTTAAAGTGGGTATTGATTCCTGTGCTGTATTGATGTTTTCATCAATTGGAAGATGGGTTTAATGTTAGCTGAAAATCTAGTTTACACACTTATATGATAGCATTATGCCTTCTTGTGCAGGTTGGTCTCTgaaattgtttgtttgttgaaCTTGAAAGTAGGAAAATAAGGGGTTTTACCTGTCTTTCAGATGGAAGTAGGTTCTCTTAACAGTGAGCAAGTACAGGACCCCGACAGCAATGAGATTGCAACTGACGGAGATGGTGTTTTGACAGAATTGGATGCTGAAAATCGTGTCCCAGAAGGAAAAAAGGAATTTGTTGCGCCTGCTATTGGAATGGAGTTTGAGTCGTATGAGGATGCTTATAATTATTACAATTGCTACGCTAAGGAAGTCGGGTTTCGGGTTAGAGTGAAGAATTCATGGTTTAAGAGGAACAGTAAAGAGAAGTATGGTGCTGTTCTTTGTTGCAGCAGTCAAGGTTTCAAAAGAATTAAAGATGTGAACCGTTTGAGAAAGGAAACAAGAACTGGCTGTCCTGCAATGTTAAGGATGAGGTTAGTGGACTCCAAAAGGTGGAGGGTACTTGAAGTTGCGCTTGAACATAACCACTTATTAGGTACAAAGATCTACAAATCGATGAAAAAGATGGGAAGTGGAACAAAGAGGAAGTCACAGTCAAGTTCAGATGCAGAAAAGCGAACAATTAAGCTGTACCGAGCACTTGTGATAGATTCAGGGGGTAATGGACCCTCGAATTCGAATGCAACAGAAGCCAGGAATGATATTCCCAATCAGTTGAACCTCAAAAAAGGTGACACACAAGCAATTTATAATTACCTTTGTCGTATGCAGTTGACAAATCCGAATTTCTTTTACTTGATGGACATCAATGACGATGGGCGTTTGAGAAATGTGTTTTGGATTGATGCTAGGTCGAGGGCAGCATGCGGTTATTTTGGTGATGTGATATATATTGACAACACATACTTGGCAAATAAATTTGAGATCCCACTTGTGGCGTTAGTGGGGATAAATCACCATGGTCAAGCAGTGTTGCTTGGTTGTGCTTTGCTTGCTGGGGAGACGGCAGAGTCTTATATTTGGTTGTTCAAAGCTTGGCTTACATGTGTGTCAGGACATTCTCCGCAAACAATTATTACTGACAGGTGCAATGTTTTGCAGAGTGCAATTGCTGAGGTGTTTCCTAGCTGTCATCATCGTTTTGGTTTGTCCCTGATCATTAAAAAAGTTCCAGAAAAGTTGGGTGGATCGCGCAATTATGATGCCATTAGGAAGACACTGCTTAAAGCAGTTTATGAAAGTCTGAAGGTGATTGAATTTGAAGCAGCATGGGGATTCATGATTCAGCATTTTGGAGTTAGTGATCATGAGTGGCTTCGATCTTTGTATGAGGACCGATTTAGGTGGGCTCCAGTTTACTTGAAAGAGACATCTTTTGCCGGAATGTCGGCTGCACATCCAGGTGAAACCTTGAGTCCATTTTTTGACAAATACGTACACAAGCAAACTCCACTGAAAGAATTTCTGGATAAGTATGAATTGGCTCTACAAAAGAAGCATAAGGAAGAAGCTCTTGCAGATATTGAGTCGAGAAGCTCAAGTCCCATGTTGAAAACCAGATGTTCTTTTGAGTTGCAGCTTTCAAAAGTTTACACAAAAGACATATTCAAAAAATTCCAATTTGAAGTGGAGGAGATGTATTCTTGTTTTAGCACTACACAGTTGCACATTGATGGACCAATTGTAATATTCTTGGTCAAGGAGCGTGTCGTGGCAGATGGGAATCGGCGAGAGATAAGAGATTATGAGGTTCTGTACAACAGAACAGCAGGTGAGGTTCGTTGTATCTGCAGTTGCTTTAACTTCCATGGGTATCTATGCCGGCATGCTTTGTGTGTCCTTAATTTTAATGGAGTGGAGGAGATCCCTTCCAAGTACATTCTGTCACGATGGAAAAAGGATTACAAGCGTTTATATATTCCAGATCATGGCTCCAATAATGTCGATGTTACTGACCGTATGCAGTGGTTCAGTCAGCTGTATAGAAGTGCCTTGCAAATTGTAGAGGAAGGTGTGATCTCTCTTGACCATTACAATGTAGCATTGCAAGCATTTGAAGAGTCTTTGAAAAGAGTTCACGAGATAGAAGACAAGCATGAGCCTGAAAACTTGTAATGTTAATGTTAAGGCTTTTGTAATTATTAACTGTAGTGTCATCACTTTGCTCTTCTGTTCCACATCCCTTGTTCGGGTTACTTCAGTCTGTTTTTTCGCTTTTTCCTGCGCAATGTCAATATCATACATACAAAGTGGCAATTGACGTCTTCTACTAAAACAAATTTAATGAAAAACTCTACTGGAAATGACTTTAGGCCTGAGATAAATTTGTCAAACaatttttttacaaatttttaATTGCTCGGAAGCCAAGCTCACCATTGCACAACAAATTTTGATCCGATCAATCACTTCAATCCCTCAAAAACATTCAACATCATTCAAATTGTTTACACTCTATCTTAAAAGAAATAATCACAAGCTTATTAATGTGCACTCAACATTTGTAAGAGGTTTAGTGATTTGAACCAAGGACTCATAAGCTTTGGCAAGATGCTTCCGAACTATCCGAAAGCGTTTTCTCTTGTGAGCATAGGATATATGAAACCCGATTGCATCTAGGTACCAACCATTTCTTCCCTTCAAACCAACAATTTTCTCTCCATCTTTTACTCTGAATGTAAATGGTGTGCCTATTTCAACTCCAAATGGTCCATATGACCTTTTGTTGGTCTCAAATTTGAGTGAGCGTAACACCTCTGGTGCCATCCCGGGTACAGAAGAAGAGTATCCACTGACACTAACTAGAAACTCACTTGGGTATTCCAACTTTATCTGCATAtcatttgaaaagaaaagaagttaagatttttattttgaatttttcgtTTAGATACAATTCGCAATATCTTTCTGTGTCCATATTGTATTTCTCGAACTTATAACTTATGATCAATTGATATTTAAGTGAGAATTCTTGAGTTCGACTCAAAGAAAATAGGTTAACGAAAAATATATCTTTGAATTATCAAAGTGAGCTTAATTTGAAGCTTACCTCAACGATACTTAGGTTTTTGTGGAGGTGATTGCCCCCATAACCTCCATGCTTTCCGGTTTTAACAAGCTTACCATTAATATCATATGCCACACATATGGAGTCGATGCATTGGCCATAAACAAGTGTTATTTCTCTTACGCCATCGTAGACTCCATCATCCCAAGGACCTCCGCCGGCCACTCCTCCATAAAGTTCCGACGGTATCGAGCTCTGTTGAACTCTCCGAAAGAGTTTACTCTTGGGAGCAGGGGATATATGAAACCCAATTGCATCTAGGTACCAACCATTTCTTCCCTTCAAGCCAACAATTTGCTCTCCATCTTGTACTCTGAAACTAAAGGGATTGCCTACTAAAACTCCAAACGGTCCAAATGACCTTCTATTGCTCTCAAGTTTGAGTGATCGCAACACTTCTGGTGCCATCCCGGGTACCGAACAAGAGTATCCACTGACGCCAACTAGGAACTCTTCTGGATACTCCAGTTTCATCTGtattttatttataaaattaaaataattatatataaaaaaaaaacttaagatTTTCTATTTGATATACAAATTGCAAAATATGATTGATATCTATATGGTAGATATCTTTCTGTTTCAGTCAAATCTAATCATCTATGATATATACATTAATACATATCGAATTTCTCTAAGTTTTAGGTGGAGATATATATGTTTGCATGTATCATGGAATTGTGACTAAGAAAATACTGATCCACACATTATCCTATTTCTTTGTTATAGAGAGCTTAGCTTGAAGCTGACCTCGACAGTAGTTAGGGGCTTATGGAGGTGACCGCCCCCGACACCTCCATGCTTTCCGGGTTTAACAAACTGACCATCTTTATCATATGCCACACTTATGGAGTCGATGCACTGGCCATAAACCAGAGTGATTTCTCTGATGCCATCATAGATTCCATCATCCCAAGGACTTCCACTAGTTAACCCTCCGTAGAGTTCCGACGTCCGTACTGAGCTGTTGTTCTTCCCACCACCGCGGCCTGAAAGCTCATTAACGCTAGAACCTTCCTCTCCCCGCATGCAAGTTATACAAGAGATGCTGAGGGTGGGGGTGATGAACATGGTTGCTGTTAGCTAGCTAGACTTTGAATAAAGCAAAGTGGTCGAAACTAATAATGGAGAGGTTGATAAATGTATGAGCAATAAGAAAGAACAAATTCTTTAAATAAAGTGAGGGCTTGCTTTTCCATCTGTCTAATATTctataataaaatcaaattgTCATAAGTGAAAGACGTACATTATTCTACTCATCCGCATAAAAATTCTACAGTATTTTGGTTCATCAAATGTAAAATTAATGTATGACAAGCATCGGAGTATAATAGATAAACCTATTGACCCCGAAATATATCTCGACTCAACTGACAGCAAGGCAAAACATGGATTCAAATTCGCTTCTGCAACACAAGAAGCCTACGGTGAAGGTTCTTCCTTTCCTATATATTTGCCTTTACTCTTTGTTATGGCAATGGACACAAAAAACAACCGAGTCTTTGGACTGATGCCTCGAGTACCATGAGTTATTGCTCTCCCTTGGTCCCTAGGCCATGTTCCTGATTAAAGCCATGTGTAATTAGAGATAGTAGCAGACAGCACTTTAGACCGCTTTTCAAATGCATTATTGCTCTTTCACTTTACGTACCAGATCGAGTACCAGACATGCATCAAAGCCTTAGAACGTACTTTACTCCCCATTGCGATGGAGAAGAAAGTTAAGTAGCAATTAGATCAAAAGGATTAATGTTATATGTCGCAATGTTGGGTTGACTACTTTCGTCTACCGTCAGTTAATGAACCTCCAAAAGTAAATGAACCATTTCCTTGGTCCAATATATCAAATGTTATAGTACATGCATATCGATGCAAAAAGTTGTAAACCCATGCTTGTAAGTTGTAAGCTTTCGTAAACTCTTCTCGACTCTACGAACGAGTTGTTTTTAGGAAATTTTCTTCGAAATCTTGCAACGGTAGTTCAGAGGTTCGATTTCATATC encodes the following:
- the LOC133725076 gene encoding protein FAR1-RELATED SEQUENCE 6-like — encoded protein: MEVGSLNSEQVQDPDSNEIATDGDGVLTELDAENRVPEGKKEFVAPAIGMEFESYEDAYNYYNCYAKEVGFRVRVKNSWFKRNSKEKYGAVLCCSSQGFKRIKDVNRLRKETRTGCPAMLRMRLVDSKRWRVLEVALEHNHLLGTKIYKSMKKMGSGTKRKSQSSSDAEKRTIKLYRALVIDSGGNGPSNSNATEARNDIPNQLNLKKGDTQAIYNYLCRMQLTNPNFFYLMDINDDGRLRNVFWIDARSRAACGYFGDVIYIDNTYLANKFEIPLVALVGINHHGQAVLLGCALLAGETAESYIWLFKAWLTCVSGHSPQTIITDRCNVLQSAIAEVFPSCHHRFGLSLIIKKVPEKLGGSRNYDAIRKTLLKAVYESLKVIEFEAAWGFMIQHFGVSDHEWLRSLYEDRFRWAPVYLKETSFAGMSAAHPGETLSPFFDKYVHKQTPLKEFLDKYELALQKKHKEEALADIESRSSSPMLKTRCSFELQLSKVYTKDIFKKFQFEVEEMYSCFSTTQLHIDGPIVIFLVKERVVADGNRREIRDYEVLYNRTAGEVRCICSCFNFHGYLCRHALCVLNFNGVEEIPSKYILSRWKKDYKRLYIPDHGSNNVDVTDRMQWFSQLYRSALQIVEEGVISLDHYNVALQAFEESLKRVHEIEDKHEPENL
- the LOC133725077 gene encoding jacalin-related lectin 3-like → MFITPTLSISCITCMRGEEGSSVNELSGRGGGKNNSSVRTSELYGGLTSGSPWDDGIYDGIREITLVYGQCIDSISVAYDKDGQFVKPGKHGGVGGGHLHKPLTTVEMKLEYPEEFLVGVSGYSCSVPGMAPEVLRSLKLESNRRSFGPFGVLVGNPFSFRVQDGEQIVGLKGRNGWYLDAIGFHISPAPKSKLFRRVQQSSIPSELYGGVAGGGPWDDGVYDGVREITLVYGQCIDSICVAYDINGKLVKTGKHGGYGGNHLHKNLSIVEIKLEYPSEFLVSVSGYSSSVPGMAPEVLRSLKFETNKRSYGPFGVEIGTPFTFRVKDGEKIVGLKGRNGWYLDAIGFHISYAHKRKRFRIVRKHLAKAYESLVQITKPLTNVECTLISL